The Ipomoea triloba cultivar NCNSP0323 chromosome 13, ASM357664v1 genomic interval aatattcttttaaattatatatttatttgatgttTTATTAAcggttttattaaaaccaacgTGTTATATATGATATTATATGCTATTTTCATAGTAGTGCAAAACACAAATTTAAGGTAAGTTTGGGATGACGAGTgtaattaaaggaaaacaaagaaaaaaaaaaacaaaacaaaacaaaacatacaagaaaagaaagaaaagtggAAGTTTCATTAATTGCGCGCATGACTTTGTGGTTTTGAATTGATCGAACACAAATTTCGATCAGATACCATATGtaatctttatttatatattctactaGGAAGCCTTTATTCTTGCATAGTACACAATATACCATTTGAGTACAAATGAAAGCCTTTATTCTTAAGATCATAATTAATACTTCCACTAATCGATATTTAACTACTTCATGGGCAGAAGACAACACTGTAATCAGTAGATCCAGCAGGGCAACCGAAAGTGCTGCTTGGATCATCTTGAGGATAACTATAAGCGTCGGGGCACAATCCCTTGAAAAACTTTGAATAATCAGTAGGACTACATGGTCCCTCGTTGCAACAATATTGTTGTCCTCCGAAAGTGGTGCAAGGGTTGTTACAACCGCCGTCAACCTTCAGAGCGGCGGGGCATTGGCCGTTGACGTCAGCCGTGCATGAGATTGCATGGCATTTGTCGGCGCCGGGCTTGGTGGGGGCGAAACTCAAGGGGACGTTAAAGCCTTCGATGAGCGAGATGTCAATGGTGTCGAAATTGTTGTCGCCGGTTAGGGTGAATTCGGCGAGGGTAGCCGGCGGCTTGCCCCAGCCGGTGCATTGTAGCACCCCGCCGCAATCGCCGGTTTGGCATGAGCCCCTTCCGCTAGcatcaaagttgcaatttgttCGACCCCATATACGTGCCATTCGCGTCCCGCCCGGAACGTCAATCGTCCAGCTTTGGCTTTGGTCAAGTTGCTTGCCGCCACCGACGGGCGTCGCCGCCGCCCAAACGGTGAAGGGGCAGTTGTTACGGATTTCAAAGGTGGCGGCGTAGCCGGAGGTGAAGAGGCTGAGGAGGAGGAGCAGCGGGAGGGTGGTTAAGGAAGCCATATTGGTAAACTCAATGCTTTAATTAGTGTGATTCAAAGAGTTGCATTGCTAACTATTTATAGAGTTTGAGGGGGACACAACTCACCAATATTCCAATTGCCCTCACTTCGTGGCAACCATCTGTGGATCCAGAAGGGCtatggaattaaaataaaattttgttttagtCCTTCTTTAATTTATGAGAGAGTTCACCGTcactatttgaaaataaattataagtaaaACTTATTTTATGACTTtaactaataaaaaattataaagagataaatttatttagattgtCTATAATAACtttcacataaaattaaaattttataattattaaagaaattgTTCAATCAATTTAGCTGGATTATACCAAGTATTAGTAGTCATTCTTTGTACGTGGCAAAGAAAAGTAGTAACGTACGTTGAATATTTGACACGTAATAAATTTTGTTGGGAGATTTTGGTATAGATAAGACAGGATGATGAGGAGGCCGGACTTTGACTGAGGTGAGAACTGAGAAATAGTCCATATTATATCCATCAagtcaatatatacatacattggTGCATTAAATAATCCTTATATTAGAAAAAAAGCTAGATAATATATTCAATTCGTAACTTCCGGagaatttcaaaatttcaagaATTTAATAAATAAGTAATATGAACGACTGCAAagcatcttgtgctcagataATATGTAGTGATTCTCCCAGATTATATGAGATCGAGTCTTAGTAGAGGTGTATTCACTCTTTGAGTCATTTATTTCCTTCTTGAAAGGTGTAAGCCTATTTGAGGGCttaactgtaaaaaaaaaataaaatgaatatatgtatatttgatATAGTggaattttttatataaaaattttacctgaaaattgGGGTGATTAGGAAAGGGTGACATggagata includes:
- the LOC116000968 gene encoding osmotin-like protein TPM-1 — protein: MASLTTLPLLLLLSLFTSGYAATFEIRNNCPFTVWAAATPVGGGKQLDQSQSWTIDVPGGTRMARIWGRTNCNFDASGRGSCQTGDCGGVLQCTGWGKPPATLAEFTLTGDNNFDTIDISLIEGFNVPLSFAPTKPGADKCHAISCTADVNGQCPAALKVDGGCNNPCTTFGGQQYCCNEGPCSPTDYSKFFKGLCPDAYSYPQDDPSSTFGCPAGSTDYSVVFCP